The Paramisgurnus dabryanus chromosome 6, PD_genome_1.1, whole genome shotgun sequence genome has a window encoding:
- the yme1l1b gene encoding ATP-dependent zinc metalloprotease YME1L1b isoform X1, producing the protein MFSLSTCLQPQVTVQLSHLINALHSLRGSVSSSTSANHKHKENTPEPEQNCTEPSWNLKDLGVTDLGIDQLNDLVDRLLPRVTCHESSPLRTLPNIWSTSHLSSDSFFLNKHGFSKMGGVTSVFSRHNKSPLQTLSTDLTYFPLLVPNRGFKTLKSRTRRLQGGFDSPVEPEGFTPSFMKGFLTRDKGPDVETLDKLLKNKNIPEGQHDAFKTGFAEGFLKAQALTQRTQESLRRTRLILLVLLLVGLYGLSKTPFLSVRFRTTSGLDSAVDPVQMKNVTFEHVKGAEEAKNELQEVVEFLRNPQKFTVLGGKLPKGILLVGPPGTGKTLLARAVAGEADVPFYYASGSEFDEMFVGVGASRIRNLFREAKSNAPCVIFIDELDSVGGKRIESPMHPYSRQTINQLLAEMDGFKPNEGVIIIGATNFPEALDNALIRPGRFDMQVTVPRPDVKGRTEILKWYLKKIKVDTAVEAEVIARGTVGFSGADLENLVNQAALKAAVDGKDMVTMKELEFAKDKILMGPERKSAEIDEKNKEITAYHESGHAIIAYYTKGAMPINKATIMPRGPTLGHVSMLPENDRWSETRAQLLAQMDVSMGGRVAEELIFGNENITTGASSDFDSATKIAKMMVTRFGMSEKLGVMTYTDLTKQSPETQAAIEHEVRILLRDSYERAKVLLKSHAKEHKNLAEALLKYETLDAKEIRMVLEGKAIESR; encoded by the exons atgttttctctttcaACCTGCCTTCAGCCACAG GTAACAGTCCAGTTAAGTCACCTCATCAATGCCCTGCACTCTTTGAGGGGTTCAGTGAGCAGCAGTACATCAGCCAATCACaagcacaaagaaaacacaCCTGAACCAGAACAGAACTGCACAGAG CCATCATGGAACCTTAAAGATTTAGGTGTGACAGATCTAGGGATCGATCAGCTGAATGATCTGGTGGACAGGCTTCTGCCCCGTGTTACTTGCCATGAATCTTCACCATTAAGGACTCTCCCAAATATCTGGAGTACCTCCCATCTCTCTTCAGATTCCTTCTTTCTCAACAAACATG GTTTTTCAAAGATGGGTGGTGTTACTTCTGTGTTTTCTAGACATAACAAATCGCCTCTCCAAACACTGAGTACAGACCTCACATATTTTCCAT tgttgGTCCCAAATCGAGGCTTTAAAACTCTAAAGTCCAGAACAAGGCGGCTGCAGGGTGGCTTTGACAGTCCAGTGGAGCCTGAGGGATTTACACCATCATTTATGAAG GGCTTCCTCACACGAGACAAAGGGCCAGATGTTGAAACTTTAGACAAGCtccttaaaaacaaaaacattcctGAAGGTCAACATGATGCTTTTAAAACTGGTTTTGCAGAAGGCTTCCTTAAAGCTCAGGCCCTTACACAGAGAACACAAG AATCATTGAGGAGGACGCGACTGATTCTGTTGGTGCTCTTGCTGGTCGGCCTTTATGGGCTCTCAAAAACACCTTTCTTGTCAG TGCGATTCCGAACCACATCAGGCCTGGACTCAGCAGTGGATCCGGTCCAGATGAAGAACGTCACTTTTGAGCATGTGAAGGGTGCTGAGGAGGCCAAGAACGAGCTTCAGGAGGTGGTGGAGTTTCTCCGGAACCCACAGAAGTTTACAGTTTTAGGTGGAAAGCTTCCAAAAG gtattTTGTTGGTTGGGCCTCCGGGTACAGGAAAGACACTGCTGGCCCGTGCTGTGGCAGGTGAGGCAGATGTGCCCTTCTACTATGCGTCTGGCTCTGAGTTCGATGAGATGTTTGTTGGTGTCGGTGCCAGTCGAATCAGAAACCTTTTCA GAGAGGCTAAAAGTAATGCTCCTTGTGTCATCTTCATTGATGAGCTGGATAGTGTTGGAGGCAAGAGGATTGAGTCTCCCATGCACCCCTATTCTCGACAGACTATTAATCAACTTCTAGCTGAGATGGATGG GTTTAAGCCTAATGAAGGTGTCATCATAATTGGTGCAACAAACTTTCCTGAAGCTTTAGATAA CGCTCTTATTCGGCCAGGCCGCTTCGATATGCAGGTCACCGTCCCCAGACCGGATGTGAAAGGCCGCACTGAAATTCTCAAGTGGTACCTCAAGAAAATTAAAGTAGACACAG CTGTGGAGGCTGAAGTCATTGCGCGAGGAACGGTAGGGTTTTCTGGTGCTGACCTGGAGAATCTTGTTAATCAGGCCGCGCTGAAGGCAGCTGTGGATGGTAAAGACATGGTGACCATGAAGGAGCTGGAGTTTGCCAAAGACAAAATACTGATGG GTCCAGAGCGCAAGAGTGCAGAGATCGATGAGAAGAACAAAGAGATTACAGCGTACCATGAGTCAGGACATGCCATTATTGCATACTACACCAAAGGCGCCATGCCTATAAATAAAGCCACTATTATGCCAAGAGGCCCCACTTTAGGTCAT GTGTCAATGCTTCCAGAGAATGACCGCTGGAGCGAGACACGTGCACAGCTACTGGCTCAAATGGATGTCAGCATGGGTGGCCGAGTGGCTGAGGAGCTCATCTTTGGCAATGAGAATATCACCACTG GTGCATCAAGTGATTTTGACAGTGCTACAAAAATAGCCAAAATGATGGTGACCAGATTCGGCATGAGTGAAAAG TTGGGTGTTATGACGTACACTGACCTCACCAAACAGAGCCCAGAAACACAGGCAGCCATTGAGCATGAAGTCAGGATACTTCTGAGG GATTCATACGAGCGTGCTAAAGTGCTCCTGAAGTCTCatgcaaaagagcacaaaaATCTGGCAGAGGCTTTATTAAAGTATGAGACATTGGATGCCAAAGAGATTCGAATGGTCTTGGAGGGAAAGGCGATCGAGAGCAGATGA
- the yme1l1b gene encoding ATP-dependent zinc metalloprotease YME1L1b isoform X2, which produces MFSLSTCLQPQVTVQLSHLINALHSLRGSVSSSTSANHKHKENTPEPEQNCTEPSWNLKDLGVTDLGIDQLNDLVDRLLPRVTCHESSPLRTLPNIWSTSHLSSDSFFLNKHGFSKMGGVTSVFSRHNKSPLQTLMLVPNRGFKTLKSRTRRLQGGFDSPVEPEGFTPSFMKGFLTRDKGPDVETLDKLLKNKNIPEGQHDAFKTGFAEGFLKAQALTQRTQESLRRTRLILLVLLLVGLYGLSKTPFLSVRFRTTSGLDSAVDPVQMKNVTFEHVKGAEEAKNELQEVVEFLRNPQKFTVLGGKLPKGILLVGPPGTGKTLLARAVAGEADVPFYYASGSEFDEMFVGVGASRIRNLFREAKSNAPCVIFIDELDSVGGKRIESPMHPYSRQTINQLLAEMDGFKPNEGVIIIGATNFPEALDNALIRPGRFDMQVTVPRPDVKGRTEILKWYLKKIKVDTAVEAEVIARGTVGFSGADLENLVNQAALKAAVDGKDMVTMKELEFAKDKILMGPERKSAEIDEKNKEITAYHESGHAIIAYYTKGAMPINKATIMPRGPTLGHVSMLPENDRWSETRAQLLAQMDVSMGGRVAEELIFGNENITTGASSDFDSATKIAKMMVTRFGMSEKLGVMTYTDLTKQSPETQAAIEHEVRILLRDSYERAKVLLKSHAKEHKNLAEALLKYETLDAKEIRMVLEGKAIESR; this is translated from the exons atgttttctctttcaACCTGCCTTCAGCCACAG GTAACAGTCCAGTTAAGTCACCTCATCAATGCCCTGCACTCTTTGAGGGGTTCAGTGAGCAGCAGTACATCAGCCAATCACaagcacaaagaaaacacaCCTGAACCAGAACAGAACTGCACAGAG CCATCATGGAACCTTAAAGATTTAGGTGTGACAGATCTAGGGATCGATCAGCTGAATGATCTGGTGGACAGGCTTCTGCCCCGTGTTACTTGCCATGAATCTTCACCATTAAGGACTCTCCCAAATATCTGGAGTACCTCCCATCTCTCTTCAGATTCCTTCTTTCTCAACAAACATG GTTTTTCAAAGATGGGTGGTGTTACTTCTGTGTTTTCTAGACATAACAAATCGCCTCTCCAAACACTGA tgttgGTCCCAAATCGAGGCTTTAAAACTCTAAAGTCCAGAACAAGGCGGCTGCAGGGTGGCTTTGACAGTCCAGTGGAGCCTGAGGGATTTACACCATCATTTATGAAG GGCTTCCTCACACGAGACAAAGGGCCAGATGTTGAAACTTTAGACAAGCtccttaaaaacaaaaacattcctGAAGGTCAACATGATGCTTTTAAAACTGGTTTTGCAGAAGGCTTCCTTAAAGCTCAGGCCCTTACACAGAGAACACAAG AATCATTGAGGAGGACGCGACTGATTCTGTTGGTGCTCTTGCTGGTCGGCCTTTATGGGCTCTCAAAAACACCTTTCTTGTCAG TGCGATTCCGAACCACATCAGGCCTGGACTCAGCAGTGGATCCGGTCCAGATGAAGAACGTCACTTTTGAGCATGTGAAGGGTGCTGAGGAGGCCAAGAACGAGCTTCAGGAGGTGGTGGAGTTTCTCCGGAACCCACAGAAGTTTACAGTTTTAGGTGGAAAGCTTCCAAAAG gtattTTGTTGGTTGGGCCTCCGGGTACAGGAAAGACACTGCTGGCCCGTGCTGTGGCAGGTGAGGCAGATGTGCCCTTCTACTATGCGTCTGGCTCTGAGTTCGATGAGATGTTTGTTGGTGTCGGTGCCAGTCGAATCAGAAACCTTTTCA GAGAGGCTAAAAGTAATGCTCCTTGTGTCATCTTCATTGATGAGCTGGATAGTGTTGGAGGCAAGAGGATTGAGTCTCCCATGCACCCCTATTCTCGACAGACTATTAATCAACTTCTAGCTGAGATGGATGG GTTTAAGCCTAATGAAGGTGTCATCATAATTGGTGCAACAAACTTTCCTGAAGCTTTAGATAA CGCTCTTATTCGGCCAGGCCGCTTCGATATGCAGGTCACCGTCCCCAGACCGGATGTGAAAGGCCGCACTGAAATTCTCAAGTGGTACCTCAAGAAAATTAAAGTAGACACAG CTGTGGAGGCTGAAGTCATTGCGCGAGGAACGGTAGGGTTTTCTGGTGCTGACCTGGAGAATCTTGTTAATCAGGCCGCGCTGAAGGCAGCTGTGGATGGTAAAGACATGGTGACCATGAAGGAGCTGGAGTTTGCCAAAGACAAAATACTGATGG GTCCAGAGCGCAAGAGTGCAGAGATCGATGAGAAGAACAAAGAGATTACAGCGTACCATGAGTCAGGACATGCCATTATTGCATACTACACCAAAGGCGCCATGCCTATAAATAAAGCCACTATTATGCCAAGAGGCCCCACTTTAGGTCAT GTGTCAATGCTTCCAGAGAATGACCGCTGGAGCGAGACACGTGCACAGCTACTGGCTCAAATGGATGTCAGCATGGGTGGCCGAGTGGCTGAGGAGCTCATCTTTGGCAATGAGAATATCACCACTG GTGCATCAAGTGATTTTGACAGTGCTACAAAAATAGCCAAAATGATGGTGACCAGATTCGGCATGAGTGAAAAG TTGGGTGTTATGACGTACACTGACCTCACCAAACAGAGCCCAGAAACACAGGCAGCCATTGAGCATGAAGTCAGGATACTTCTGAGG GATTCATACGAGCGTGCTAAAGTGCTCCTGAAGTCTCatgcaaaagagcacaaaaATCTGGCAGAGGCTTTATTAAAGTATGAGACATTGGATGCCAAAGAGATTCGAATGGTCTTGGAGGGAAAGGCGATCGAGAGCAGATGA
- the ptchd3b gene encoding patched domain-containing protein 3 produces the protein MVSCITDCIEKPIRLCFESLGKFVGLHPWWFVTLPLVMSAALGGGFYFLQDLKSNNIVEQFTPKNGHAKVERRFFQETFQQNDTQFSVQRLNTDGVFASVIFSSRTNVLNAGALDEILRIDGDVKEFVANQITYSDICATVNGRCYSNALLDVLSYNASNFHLVNVTFPVHCQSEINCIHLGNYISELDVDDNGIVKSAKALRLLYYLQDNSTLGEMWLQGFVNLLSNVTTSLTEVAFFTSISRQQEFEKSTASVTYLFAITYFLAISFSIISCLRFDNVRSKVWVASLGVFSTAQAVLASFGLLLLMNVPFVITVASSPFLILGIGIDDMFIMISSWQRTNVQDSVPERMACTYREAAISITITTLTDVLAFYISYSNPFGSVQSFCLYAGTAVFFCYIFNITFFGACLALNGRREGENRHWLTCMKVPEESQTGQSKAYTVCCVGGAYNHTTGTEEEHPMMLFFRKYYGPFLTRIWTKAFVIVLYLIYIAISVYGCLRLKEGIDLKNLALDESYIVQYYEAEKTYFKYYGPNVMLAVNGTFPFWEENERHELESCFARFKELDFVMNLSTSWLDSFEKYAKQNGKNISSEAGFKTHLDQFLQHHPMFRQDVNITNADIAASRVFLQTFNISSEKTMLNLLRKTAENCQWPLVVYHPAFIYYDQYTVIGHNTIQTISVATAVMLVISLVLIPNPLCALWVTFAIASVILGVTGFMALLNVNLDSISMINLVISIGFSVDFSAHISYTFVSSKKSDVNERVVDALAHLGFPILQGALSTIVGVVVLSASASYIFRTLFTIVSLVIMFGFFHGIAFIPVFLTFSGFCHKL, from the exons ATGGTGTCCTGCATTACAGACTGCATTGAAAAACCTATACGGCTGTGTTTTGAAAGTCTGGGTAAATTTGTAGGGCTTCACCCGTGGTGGTTTGTCACTCTTCCCCTGGTGATGTCTGCAGCACTCGGAGGAGGATTTTACTTTTTGCAGGACCTGAAATCCAACAACATAGTGGAGCAGTTCACACCGAAGAATGGACACGCAAAAGTGGAGAGGCGTTTCTTTCAAGAAACCTTTCAGCAAAATGATACACAGTTTTCAGTGCAACGACTTAACACTGATGGGGTCTTTGCATCTGTGATATTTTCCTCTCGGACAAATGTACTCAACGCTGGGGCACTGGATGAAATACTGCGCATAGATGGAGATGTTAAAGAATTTGTCGCAAATCAAATCACATACTCAGATATTTGTGCTACAGTGAATGGAAGGTGTTACTCAAATGCATTGCTTGATGTCTTAAGTTACAATGCAAGCAATTTTCATTTAGTCAACGTAACATTTCCAGTGCACTGTCAGTCAGAGATTAACTGTATCCACTTGGGAAATTACATTAGTGAGTTAGATGTGGATGACAATGGAATTGTTAAAAGTGCCAAAGCACTAAGACTTTTATATTACTTACAAGACAACTCTACACTGGGAGAAATGTGGCTTCAAGGCTTTGTTAACTTGCTCTCCAATGTGACAACATCCCTTACAGAA GTTGCCTTTTTCACCTCAATATCAAGACAACAGGAATTTGAGAAGAGCACTGCATCTGTCACTTATCTTTTTGCAATCACATATTTTCTTgcaatttcattttcaataatatcTTGCCTAAG ATTTGACAATGTCAGGAGCAAAGTGTGGGTGGCATCTCTTGGAGTTTTTTCAACTGCACAAGCAGTGCTGGCCAGCTTTGGGTTGCTTTTACTCATGAACGTGCCATTTGTTATTACCGTGGCATCATCTCCATTTCTTATTCTTG GGATTGGTATCGATGACATGTTCATCATGATCTCCAGCTGGCAGAGGACCAATGTTCAAGACTCTGTGCCAGAACGCATGGCCTGCACCTACAGAGAAGCGGCCATTTCTATTACCATCACCACCTTGACTGACGTTCTAGCGTTTTACATTAGCTACAGCAACCCGTTTGGTTCCGTGCAGTCTTTTTGCCTCTACGCTGGGACGGCTGTGTTCTTCTGCTACATTTTTAACATCACTTTCTTCGGAGCGTGTCTGGCTCTGAATGGTAGAAGGGAGGGAGAAAATCGACACTGGTTAACTTGCATGAAGGTTCCAGAGGAGAGTCAAACAGGACAATCTAAAGCATACACTGTCTGCTGTGTCGGAGGAGCTTATAACCATACCACAGGAACCGAAGAAGAACATCCAATGATGCTGTTTTTCAGGAAGTACTATGGACCATTTCTAACCAGAATTTGGACTAAAGCATTTGTAATTGTTCTGTACCTCATATACATCGCGATTAGTGTTTATGGATGTCTGAGGCTTAAGGAGGGCATTGACCTCAAGAATCTAGCACTTGATGAATCATACATCGTCCAGTACTATGAGGCTGAAaagacatattttaaatattacgGTCCGAATGTGATGTTAGCTGTCAACGGCACGTTTCCATTTTGGGAGGAGAATGAACGCCACGAACTCGAGTCTTGTTTCGCACGGTTTAAGGAGCTGGATTTTGTCATGAACCTATCAACATCCTGGCTTGATTCGTTTGAGAAGTACGCAAAGCAAAATGGCAAAAACATTAGTTCTGAGGCTGGTTTTAAAACACATCTCGATCAGTTTCTGCAACACCATCCCATGTTCAGACAGGATGTCAACATAACCAATGCTGACATAGCTGCATCACGTGTATTTCTACAGACATTCAACATTTCATCGGAGAAGACCATGCTGAATTTATTACGGAAGACAGCAGAGAACTGCCAGTGGCCATTGGTGGTCTACCATCCAGCATTTATATACTATGATCAGTATACTGTGATCGGTCACAACACCATTCAGACCATCAGTGTAGCAACTGCAGTCATGCTAGTCATTTCTCTTGTGCTAATCCCAAATCCTCTTTGTGCCCTTTGGGTGACTTTTGCTATAGCTTCAGTCATTTTGGGAGTTACGGGGTTCATGGCATTGCTAAATGTTAATCTGGATTCCATCTCCATGATAAACCTGGTCATTAGCATTGGGTTCTCCGTGGACTTCTCCGCTCACATCTCCTACACGTTTGTGTCCAGTAAGAAATCGGATGTGAACGAGAGAGTTGTGGATGCACTGGCGCACTTGGGCTTTCCCATACTTCAAGGTGCCTTGTCGACGATTGTGGGGGTTGTGGTGCTTTCAGCTTCTGCAAGCTACATATTCAGAACTCTCTTCACCATTGTGTCTCTGGTGATTATGTTTGGGTTTTTTCACGGTATTGCTTTTATTCCCGTATTTCTCACTTTTTCTGGATTTTGCCACAAGTTGTAG
- the rab18b gene encoding ras-related protein Rab-18-B codes for MDDDILTTLKILIIGESGVGKSSLLLRFTDDTFDPELAATIGVDFKVKTISVDGNRAKLAIWDTAGQERFRTLTPSYYRGAQGVILVYDVAKRETFTKLENWLNELETYCTRNDLVKMLVGNKIDKDNHDVDRNEGLKFARKHSMLFIEASAKTRDGVQCAFEELVEKILQTPGLWESSVHGQGVQLSDDEQQRRGACGGYCSLV; via the exons ATGGACGACGATATACTGACGACGTTGAAAATTTTAATAATCGGAGAAAGTGGTGTTGGTAAATCAAG TTTACTCCTGCGGTTTACAGATGACACCTTCGACCCAGAATTAGCTGCAACTATTG GTGTGGACTTTAAAGTGAAAACTATTTCAGTAGATGGCAACAGAGCGAAGCTGGCCATATGG GACACAGCGGGTCAGGAGAGGTTTAGAACTTTAACACCAAGCTACTACAGAGGAGCCCAGGGTGTCATTTTGG TCTATGATGTTGCAAAGCGGGAAACTTTTACAAAGCTTGAGAACTGGCTCAATGAATTGGAGACATACTGCACACGCAACGACCTGGTTAAAATGCTAGTCGGAAATAAAATTGACAAG GACAATCATGACGTAGACCGAAATGAAGGCTTGAAGTTTGCACGGAAACACTCAATGCTTTTTATTG AGGCTAGCGCAAAAACACGGGATGGAGTTCAGTGTGCCTTTGAAGAACTAGTGGAGAAGATCTTGCAGACTCCGGGGCTCTGGGAAAGCAGCGTCCATGGTCAAGGTGTCCAGCTGTCTGATGACGAGCAGCAGCGTCGTGGTGCCTGCGGAGGCTACTGCTCCCTGGTTTAA
- the mkxb gene encoding mohawk homeobox b isoform X1 codes for MNTVVFSKFDHLRFEDGGKSVERTSRNYLEVIDGQHTDLLSNHKVMDDTEAVKHRRNGSGGKIRHKRQALQDMARPLKQWLYKHRDNPYPTKTEKILLALGSHMTLVQVSNWFANARRRLKNTVRQPDLSWALRIKLYNKYVQGNAERLSISSDDTTSDDGESPLLMQASESDFTRPSHKGVIQDSRGKGVGQSADPSVCDDHVSPPKYKNSLLNRYLNDSLRHVMASENVRKRNHSGSFSSNEYEDDLLSPSSSEAEANFTYRTVTLDCGTRRSESTHKGCEHGNTKTCWKELHAAMALTNLAQGKQNAVPGTTSCIIQKSSHIAEIKTVKVPIEPRDQ; via the exons ATGAACACGGTCGTCTTCAGTAAGTTTGATCACCTGCGCTTTGAGGATGGCGGAAAGAGTGTCGAGAGGACCAGCAGAAACTATTTAGAGGTGATCGATGGACAACACACAGATTTACTGTCAAACCACAAAGTGATGGATGACACCGAAGCTGTTAAACACAGGAGAAATGG CAGCGGTGGAAAGATACGGCACAAACGGCAGGCCCTGCAGGATATGGCTCGACCCTTGAAGCAGTGGCTTTATAAACACAGGGATAACCCTTACCCCACCAAAACTGAGAAGATTCTGCTGGCTTTAGGCTCGCACATGACCTTGGTTCAG GTCTCAAACTGGTTTGCGAATGCAAGACGTAGGCTCAAGAACACAGTTCGACAGCCTGACTTAAGCTGGGCTCTACGCATTAAACTTTACAACAAATATGTACAAGGCAACGCAGAAAGACTCAGCATTAGCAGTGATGACACAACATCAGACG ATGGGGAGAGCCCTTTGCTAATGCAAGCCAGTGAATCAGACTTTACTCGACCATCACACAAGGGTGTTATTCAGGACAGCCGTGGCAAAGGGGTGGGACAAAGCGCAGACCCCTCGGTTTGTGATGACCACGTCTCTCCACCGAAATATAAGAACAGTTTGTTGAACCGCTATCTAAACGATTCCCTTCGCCATGTTATGGCTTCCGAAAACGTTCGGAAGAGGAATCACTCCGGATCATTTAGCTCCAACGAGTACGAAGATGATTTACTCTCACCTTCATCATCAGAAGCTGAAGCTAACTTCACCTATCGTACAG TGACGTTAGACTGTGGCACACGCCGGAGTGAGAg TACTCATAAAGGTTGTGAACATGGAAACACTAAGACCTGCTGGAAAGAGCTTCATGCTGCCATGGCTCTGACCAACCTGGCCCAAGGAAAGCAGAATGCCGTACCAGGAACCACCAGCTGTATCATCCAGAAGTCTTCCCATATAGCAGAGATTAAGACTGTCAAAGTGCCCATAGAACCCAGAGATCAGTGA
- the mkxb gene encoding mohawk homeobox b isoform X2 — translation MNTVVFSKFDHLRFEDGGKSVERTSRNYLEVIDGQHTDLLSNHKVMDDTEAVKHRRNGGGKIRHKRQALQDMARPLKQWLYKHRDNPYPTKTEKILLALGSHMTLVQVSNWFANARRRLKNTVRQPDLSWALRIKLYNKYVQGNAERLSISSDDTTSDDGESPLLMQASESDFTRPSHKGVIQDSRGKGVGQSADPSVCDDHVSPPKYKNSLLNRYLNDSLRHVMASENVRKRNHSGSFSSNEYEDDLLSPSSSEAEANFTYRTVTLDCGTRRSESTHKGCEHGNTKTCWKELHAAMALTNLAQGKQNAVPGTTSCIIQKSSHIAEIKTVKVPIEPRDQ, via the exons ATGAACACGGTCGTCTTCAGTAAGTTTGATCACCTGCGCTTTGAGGATGGCGGAAAGAGTGTCGAGAGGACCAGCAGAAACTATTTAGAGGTGATCGATGGACAACACACAGATTTACTGTCAAACCACAAAGTGATGGATGACACCGAAGCTGTTAAACACAGGAGAAATGG CGGTGGAAAGATACGGCACAAACGGCAGGCCCTGCAGGATATGGCTCGACCCTTGAAGCAGTGGCTTTATAAACACAGGGATAACCCTTACCCCACCAAAACTGAGAAGATTCTGCTGGCTTTAGGCTCGCACATGACCTTGGTTCAG GTCTCAAACTGGTTTGCGAATGCAAGACGTAGGCTCAAGAACACAGTTCGACAGCCTGACTTAAGCTGGGCTCTACGCATTAAACTTTACAACAAATATGTACAAGGCAACGCAGAAAGACTCAGCATTAGCAGTGATGACACAACATCAGACG ATGGGGAGAGCCCTTTGCTAATGCAAGCCAGTGAATCAGACTTTACTCGACCATCACACAAGGGTGTTATTCAGGACAGCCGTGGCAAAGGGGTGGGACAAAGCGCAGACCCCTCGGTTTGTGATGACCACGTCTCTCCACCGAAATATAAGAACAGTTTGTTGAACCGCTATCTAAACGATTCCCTTCGCCATGTTATGGCTTCCGAAAACGTTCGGAAGAGGAATCACTCCGGATCATTTAGCTCCAACGAGTACGAAGATGATTTACTCTCACCTTCATCATCAGAAGCTGAAGCTAACTTCACCTATCGTACAG TGACGTTAGACTGTGGCACACGCCGGAGTGAGAg TACTCATAAAGGTTGTGAACATGGAAACACTAAGACCTGCTGGAAAGAGCTTCATGCTGCCATGGCTCTGACCAACCTGGCCCAAGGAAAGCAGAATGCCGTACCAGGAACCACCAGCTGTATCATCCAGAAGTCTTCCCATATAGCAGAGATTAAGACTGTCAAAGTGCCCATAGAACCCAGAGATCAGTGA